Below is a genomic region from Brassica rapa cultivar Chiifu-401-42 chromosome A08, CAAS_Brap_v3.01, whole genome shotgun sequence.
ataataataatacagtACTATTTAACaatctaaaatattataaaatcatacattaataaTTGTATGTGATCTCCAAAATAAAGACTAATAATTAAAACAGACTAAAAGTTCTAGTATCTAcggcttatatatatatatatatattattatttttatttttttgataaaaaaaaagctgTAGATACTAGAACTACTTTCATTTCCATATGGTATAACAACTAAACTAATAAGggaaagaagaataaaaaaactCGCAGTTTAGTATGAGAAAGGAACATTCcccaaaaagaaaacaactaaACTAAAACGAAGAATACTTCAAATAACTAATAACTGAAATAAGACTGTCCATTGTACTAGGAATCACCTGCTTAGTATACGTACATGATctccaaaatcaaatttaaaaaaaaaacaaaaaagaagagaatgaGACTTACAAATACACTTGGTGATGTTAGGAGCTGTAATATGACAAAGGGTGGGAATATGAGCAGCTAGTGTTGCGTTAAACTTGAGGCCAAGATTAGGATCATCTTTGTCTTTGACCAATATGCAAACACACTTCTCACTCTTTGTTATAACCTGATCAAAACCACCACAACAATCTTTTGTTGGAGCCTTTGCGTTTCCTCCCACGTATGGGAGACATGGTGAGAGTGCTATCAACTGGTCCGTACACTCTTCTCTGTCTTGATCCAGATCTGAGCTTCCAAACCCTACCAACATGGAGGTTATCACGATGGTTATGATCATTAGGGTTCTAGTTGATTTCTCCATGGTTCGATGTTGTGATCTTTTAtgatctctctttctctatatatagatatatgtatCTGTTGATTGGTCGTCACTTTTTAGCTAGATAGAATGGTGTGatcgtgtgtatatatatatatatatatatatacacatacataCTATCTAAGTGTCA
It encodes:
- the LOC103832599 gene encoding protein YLS3, which codes for MEKSTRTLMIITIVITSMLVGFGSSDLDQDREECTDQLIALSPCLPYVGGNAKAPTKDCCGGFDQVITKSEKCVCILVKDKDDPNLGLKFNATLAAHIPTLCHITAPNITKCISLLHLSPNSTLAKEFESLGRIEYEGKTNSTSPSHNVKDGTGGGKAEQVKSTGEKKSWLAVELLIFALFSHLLFIIPSFTSSSFI